One region of Paenibacillus polymyxa M1 genomic DNA includes:
- a CDS encoding helix-turn-helix transcriptional regulator, giving the protein MTREWLVKLRNDANKTHDEVATKVKISRQYYGMIESGIRNPSVDLAKKIASFLEFEWTLFFADKSNEMLLNKITKEVG; this is encoded by the coding sequence ATGACGAGAGAATGGCTGGTCAAACTTCGGAATGATGCTAATAAGACTCATGATGAAGTTGCAACAAAGGTTAAAATTAGTCGTCAATACTATGGAATGATTGAGTCGGGAATTAGAAATCCAAGTGTTGATCTTGCGAAAAAAATTGCTTCTTTTTTGGAATTTGAATGGACTCTTTTTTTTGCAGATAAAAGCAACGAAATGTTGCTCAATAAAATTACTAAGGAGGTGGGGTGA
- a CDS encoding YqaJ viral recombinase family protein: protein MAMNVAAVTKGIERDEWLKLRKRGIGGSDASAVAGLNRYKSPVGVFLEKTDQIVPDEPGEAAYWGNQLENLVAREFMNQTGLRVQRSNKMYQHPTHKFMLGNVDRLILDKGGRGLGILECKTASAYKLSEWADDQVPDEYAIQLQHYMAVLGVDYGYFAVLIGGQKFQYKLVERNEGIIESLIQIEDEFWNKHVIPRVPPMVDGSAASTELLNRLYPASRPATEITLEKDQALLVDKLIAAKEDAKVAEEQVKRLENELKATIGENEVATYNGEPLVTWKSSQTTRLDTKRLKQEQPHIFEKYANTTSSRRFLVK from the coding sequence ATGGCTATGAATGTAGCAGCCGTTACCAAAGGCATCGAACGTGACGAATGGTTAAAACTGCGTAAGCGTGGTATCGGTGGTTCGGATGCGTCCGCGGTGGCCGGGTTGAATCGGTATAAATCACCTGTTGGTGTGTTTCTTGAGAAAACGGATCAGATCGTACCAGACGAACCAGGCGAAGCAGCTTATTGGGGCAACCAGCTAGAGAATTTAGTCGCTCGTGAGTTTATGAACCAAACCGGATTACGTGTGCAACGCAGCAATAAGATGTATCAACATCCTACACATAAATTTATGTTGGGTAACGTTGACCGCCTGATTTTAGACAAGGGCGGTCGAGGACTTGGCATCCTGGAATGTAAAACGGCCAGCGCCTATAAGCTGAGCGAATGGGCCGACGATCAGGTTCCTGACGAATACGCCATTCAACTCCAACACTACATGGCTGTGCTTGGTGTGGATTATGGTTACTTCGCTGTTTTAATTGGTGGTCAGAAATTCCAATACAAGCTGGTCGAACGAAACGAAGGTATCATTGAGTCCCTTATTCAAATCGAAGACGAGTTTTGGAACAAGCATGTAATTCCGCGGGTTCCACCAATGGTAGACGGTAGCGCTGCTTCGACAGAGCTACTGAATCGCTTGTATCCTGCTTCTCGGCCAGCGACAGAAATTACGCTGGAGAAAGATCAGGCTTTGCTGGTGGACAAGCTTATTGCTGCCAAAGAAGACGCGAAAGTGGCTGAAGAACAGGTTAAGCGATTGGAAAATGAGCTGAAGGCAACTATCGGTGAAAATGAGGTTGCTACGTATAACGGAGAACCTTTGGTGACTTGGAAGTCCAGTCAAACAACGCGCCTAGACACTAAGCGCTTAAAGCAAGAACAGCCACACATCTTTGAAAAATACGCAAACACCACGTCTTCTCGACGGTTCTTGGTGAAGTAA
- a CDS encoding HNH endonuclease, whose protein sequence is MRYFFVFQNKTYREEHDGGFLWAPKKNKDGKTFHHWTSMTSVKKGDIIFSSYKGRMHSVIIAKKNYRESKKPDSLVSVDNWEQDGWIVDAEYRDISTPIKYKNYMNDILTLQGKKYAPYNLTGRGNTGYLFQITEELANFLFTKVGITVADLELVAKSEDEIIGDVENDVSQIPEETIREQLVQTRVGQDKFKQELIKLDKKCKLCGLDNINFLRASHSKPWRDSNNKERLDKYNGFLFCPAHDTLYDRGYISFDNDGSLLISPYLDDLSKLLMNVEAQMKITLLEGHKHYVKYHREHIFKI, encoded by the coding sequence ATGAGATACTTTTTTGTTTTTCAGAATAAAACTTATCGTGAAGAGCATGATGGCGGCTTTTTATGGGCACCAAAGAAAAATAAGGACGGTAAAACCTTTCATCACTGGACTTCGATGACTTCAGTTAAAAAAGGAGACATCATATTCAGTAGTTATAAGGGACGCATGCACTCAGTCATCATTGCGAAAAAAAATTATCGAGAATCTAAGAAACCGGACTCTTTGGTATCTGTTGATAATTGGGAACAGGATGGTTGGATTGTTGATGCCGAGTATAGAGATATTTCGACACCAATTAAATATAAGAATTATATGAATGATATCCTTACTTTACAAGGTAAAAAGTATGCCCCATATAATTTAACCGGGAGAGGTAACACTGGCTATTTATTTCAGATAACTGAGGAACTTGCTAATTTTCTTTTCACAAAAGTTGGGATTACAGTTGCCGATTTAGAATTAGTCGCTAAAAGTGAAGATGAAATTATCGGTGATGTAGAAAATGATGTTTCTCAAATACCTGAAGAAACAATCAGGGAACAATTAGTACAAACTCGTGTTGGACAAGACAAGTTTAAACAGGAACTAATCAAACTGGATAAGAAATGCAAACTATGTGGACTCGATAACATTAATTTTCTAAGAGCGAGTCATAGTAAACCATGGCGCGACTCTAACAATAAGGAGAGGCTCGACAAGTATAATGGTTTCCTCTTTTGTCCAGCTCATGATACTTTATACGACAGAGGCTATATCAGCTTTGATAATGATGGTTCACTACTTATTTCTCCTTATCTCGACGATCTAAGTAAGTTATTAATGAATGTGGAAGCTCAAATGAAAATCACTTTACTGGAAGGCCATAAGCATTATGTAAAATACCACCGTGAACATATCTTTAAAATTTGA
- the recT gene encoding recombination protein RecT: protein MAGQRSNGAILEKKLQNKAAGAKNDAPTPSQTIAAYMDKMKYQIAEAMPKHMSIDRLSRIALTTIRTNPKLLECSMPSLMGAVMQAAQLGLEPGLIGHCYIIPYGTEATFIIGYKGMIDLARRSGNIKSIAAHEVYENDFIELTYGLEEKLQHVPWFLRKDAQPAESGKIIGAYMVAKFNDGGHFIHYMPISEIEEHKKRSKASSKGPWVTDYTEMCKKTVVRSGWKWLPISVEIASAVTQDETVRKDITPNDEPFVFDMPTEPKDGETPQTKDATQPNNTDPQQPADGSGQDELEFE from the coding sequence ATGGCAGGACAACGCAGTAACGGAGCAATACTTGAAAAAAAGCTTCAAAATAAGGCGGCTGGGGCAAAAAACGATGCGCCTACACCTTCTCAGACCATTGCCGCTTATATGGACAAAATGAAGTATCAGATTGCGGAGGCTATGCCAAAGCATATGAGCATTGATCGGCTCAGCCGTATTGCCCTGACGACGATCCGCACGAATCCGAAGCTACTGGAATGCTCTATGCCGTCTCTCATGGGGGCGGTTATGCAAGCGGCACAACTTGGTCTGGAACCAGGCCTGATCGGTCATTGCTACATCATCCCATACGGTACAGAAGCCACATTCATCATCGGCTACAAGGGAATGATTGATCTAGCACGACGGTCTGGAAACATCAAGTCTATTGCCGCCCACGAAGTCTATGAAAATGATTTCATTGAGCTGACATATGGGCTGGAGGAAAAATTGCAGCACGTTCCTTGGTTTTTGCGTAAGGACGCTCAACCTGCCGAGTCAGGGAAGATCATTGGGGCTTATATGGTTGCCAAGTTTAATGACGGCGGTCATTTTATCCATTACATGCCGATCAGCGAGATTGAGGAACATAAGAAGCGTTCCAAGGCATCCAGCAAAGGGCCTTGGGTGACTGACTATACCGAAATGTGCAAGAAGACAGTTGTACGTTCCGGGTGGAAGTGGCTACCCATCAGTGTGGAGATTGCTTCTGCGGTTACTCAGGATGAGACGGTACGTAAGGATATCACTCCAAACGATGAACCTTTTGTCTTTGATATGCCAACTGAACCTAAAGATGGTGAAACACCTCAGACAAAGGATGCAACTCAGCCGAATAACACTGATCCGCAGCAGCCTGCTGATGGATCGGGTCAGGACGAACTGGAATTTGAATGA
- a CDS encoding (deoxy)nucleoside triphosphate pyrophosphohydrolase — protein MKLVTAAIIHNDGEFLITRRGPDNKHAGKWEFPGGKLEIDETLEECVKREIKEELGIDIEVGQQFGESVYSYGHGSIKLIVFWATWVSGEIQLIDHDQLRWVNKETILQYDFLPADLPFVTQLSKDDKPRK, from the coding sequence ATGAAATTAGTTACGGCGGCCATTATTCACAATGATGGCGAATTTTTAATCACCAGACGGGGCCCCGACAACAAACATGCTGGTAAGTGGGAGTTTCCTGGTGGAAAGCTTGAAATCGATGAAACACTTGAAGAATGTGTTAAACGCGAGATCAAAGAAGAACTTGGAATTGATATTGAGGTTGGTCAACAGTTTGGAGAGTCTGTTTATTCATATGGTCATGGTTCAATAAAATTAATTGTATTTTGGGCAACGTGGGTATCTGGTGAAATTCAATTAATAGATCATGATCAATTACGTTGGGTCAACAAAGAAACAATACTCCAATATGATTTTTTACCTGCAGATTTACCATTTGTGACGCAGCTTAGTAAGGACGATAAACCTCGAAAATAA
- a CDS encoding helix-turn-helix domain-containing protein encodes MLSLDRLKKERILKKLTHEDMATKLGITRQAYGNYESGKRDVDSQTLSKLADILEVSGDYLLGRSISKGPSEGHAYMNGGKDWTEEEKEVADAAIQAWREMKRKQREKEQKE; translated from the coding sequence ATGCTCAGCTTGGATCGGTTAAAAAAAGAGCGAATTTTGAAAAAACTTACACATGAAGATATGGCCACAAAGCTTGGTATTACTCGTCAAGCTTATGGTAATTATGAATCAGGAAAAAGAGATGTTGATTCACAGACATTATCAAAACTGGCTGATATACTAGAGGTTTCTGGGGACTACCTTTTGGGGCGTTCGATATCTAAAGGTCCTTCAGAAGGCCATGCTTACATGAATGGCGGTAAAGATTGGACTGAGGAAGAAAAAGAAGTTGCTGATGCGGCAATCCAAGCTTGGCGGGAAATGAAACGTAAACAACGTGAAAAAGAACAAAAAGAATAA
- a CDS encoding replication protein has translation MDSNVNPQPTDAHIRISHEIHRELIRRKFTQRQRDIIDFVLTLSWGCGKPSAKIPMLKHFELCGVRKEHIKKELKKLVENHVLFWDEHMNVFQINKHYDMWTVDVVERYDPKMMNDLIKINIESHTPNLGKPVTKKVTELPKKQPIRVTKKVIQLHKRQLFSYQKGNSSVTKKVTVKRDFSCHTKGFRLSKTIFKAIIKKNTTTSLDTVQELDTEQRGGGGGLSSDHSFGYIYRAYENNFADNGKVTPFETEDLGVLFDDYGGEWLLKAMREAVRQKKKSLAYVRGTLEGYRKRGGPETERRMDRASPAEAEIQEDDPITILMRKADEQRLAEYGVT, from the coding sequence GTGGACTCCAATGTAAATCCTCAGCCTACGGACGCACATATACGCATATCACATGAAATACATCGAGAGCTGATCCGGCGGAAGTTTACTCAGCGGCAGCGGGATATTATTGATTTTGTCCTCACGCTGAGCTGGGGATGCGGGAAGCCATCGGCCAAAATTCCTATGCTTAAACATTTTGAGCTATGTGGCGTTCGTAAGGAACATATCAAAAAGGAACTAAAAAAGCTGGTTGAAAATCATGTGCTGTTTTGGGACGAGCACATGAATGTGTTCCAGATCAATAAGCACTATGACATGTGGACTGTCGATGTGGTGGAGCGATATGACCCCAAAATGATGAACGATTTAATCAAAATTAACATTGAATCTCATACCCCAAATCTCGGCAAACCAGTTACTAAAAAAGTAACTGAGTTACCAAAAAAGCAACCGATTCGAGTTACTAAAAAGGTAATTCAGTTACACAAAAGGCAACTGTTCAGTTACCAAAAAGGTAACTCGTCAGTTACTAAAAAGGTAACTGTGAAGCGTGATTTTTCTTGTCATACCAAGGGATTTCGGCTCTCTAAAACAATCTTTAAAGCAATTATTAAAAAAAACACTACTACATCTTTAGATACTGTACAGGAATTAGATACAGAGCAAAGGGGTGGAGGAGGAGGACTTTCTTCGGATCATTCCTTTGGCTATATCTACCGCGCTTACGAAAACAATTTTGCAGATAACGGGAAAGTGACCCCGTTTGAAACCGAAGACTTGGGAGTCCTTTTCGACGATTACGGTGGAGAATGGCTTCTGAAAGCCATGAGGGAAGCCGTTCGACAGAAGAAAAAGAGCTTGGCTTACGTTCGGGGGACGCTGGAAGGATACCGTAAACGTGGTGGACCGGAAACGGAACGCCGAATGGATCGGGCTTCACCAGCGGAAGCAGAAATTCAAGAAGACGACCCCATTACGATCTTGATGAGAAAGGCAGATGAGCAGCGACTTGCTGAATACGGAGTTACTTGA
- a CDS encoding ImmA/IrrE family metallo-endopeptidase, whose amino-acid sequence MICDLYQTLDINYPHELDIDQIAALWGADIVYYEGKPHAFWNEEDSVIFLNNSDSIPKQRSDFFHELSHIVRHEGDQENLPGLFVDLQETQAWHFSLIASMPHYLLPVPLEMTKDEYVRLLADEFHVSRELAVDRVEQIVSRLHDDYYYQQENVELLKSKIQIAVAFQRLNSKRKVIPINKFKA is encoded by the coding sequence ATGATATGTGATTTATACCAAACACTGGATATCAACTATCCACATGAATTAGATATTGATCAGATTGCAGCTTTGTGGGGAGCAGACATTGTGTATTACGAAGGTAAGCCTCATGCTTTCTGGAACGAAGAAGATAGCGTTATTTTCTTAAATAATAGTGACTCTATTCCAAAACAACGATCTGACTTTTTTCACGAACTCTCACATATCGTGCGGCACGAAGGAGATCAGGAAAATCTCCCTGGTCTTTTTGTGGACTTGCAAGAGACACAGGCTTGGCATTTCAGCCTAATTGCTTCCATGCCCCACTATCTCCTGCCTGTGCCCTTAGAAATGACCAAAGACGAATATGTAAGGCTTTTGGCAGATGAATTTCATGTATCGCGAGAGCTCGCTGTAGATCGAGTTGAGCAAATCGTTTCTCGGCTTCATGATGATTACTACTACCAACAAGAGAATGTAGAACTTCTGAAATCCAAAATTCAAATTGCTGTTGCATTTCAAAGACTCAACTCAAAACGAAAGGTAATCCCAATAAATAAATTTAAAGCGTAA
- the pyrF gene encoding orotidine-5'-phosphate decarboxylase produces the protein MSFITGKYTRIDVRRGGRTVNEAFQQMAGRLMVALDYPDAQQAEQLIRQLEGIPCYIKVGMQLFYSAGPAFVKQLKSRGYSVFLDLKMHDIPNTVRGGAESITRLGVDMFNVHAAGGRSMMSAARAGAEAAISADSSLTMPLIIAVTQLTSTDQTTMNTELGIPGTVQDAVVRYAQLTREAGLDGVVASPLEVPAIRAVCGSDFKTITPGIRPAGSATGDQSRVLTPEQAIAQGSSYIVVGRPITAASDPRAAAKHIIEEMIQV, from the coding sequence ATGTCCTTTATCACGGGCAAATATACCCGAATTGATGTGAGAAGGGGCGGTAGAACGGTGAACGAAGCATTTCAGCAGATGGCAGGACGGCTGATGGTTGCGCTAGATTACCCGGATGCACAACAGGCAGAGCAGTTAATTCGGCAGCTGGAGGGAATTCCTTGTTATATAAAAGTGGGTATGCAGCTGTTTTATAGCGCAGGGCCAGCTTTTGTAAAACAATTAAAATCAAGAGGATACTCCGTATTTCTGGATTTGAAAATGCATGATATCCCTAACACGGTACGGGGAGGGGCAGAGAGCATTACCCGTCTAGGGGTGGATATGTTTAACGTACACGCTGCTGGAGGCCGCAGTATGATGTCGGCAGCCAGAGCCGGGGCCGAAGCAGCGATTTCCGCAGACAGCTCACTTACCATGCCGCTAATTATTGCAGTCACACAGCTGACCAGCACGGATCAGACGACCATGAATACGGAGTTAGGCATTCCTGGCACAGTACAGGATGCTGTTGTTCGTTATGCACAATTGACGCGTGAGGCTGGATTGGACGGTGTGGTCGCATCTCCATTAGAAGTGCCTGCGATTCGTGCGGTATGCGGATCTGACTTTAAAACCATAACCCCTGGCATACGCCCGGCTGGCAGCGCTACAGGTGATCAGTCGCGTGTGCTAACACCTGAACAAGCCATTGCCCAGGGCAGCAGCTACATTGTCGTTGGACGGCCGATCACGGCAGCATCAGACCCACGCGCCGCAGCGAAACATATTATTGAGGAGATGATACAAGTATGA
- a CDS encoding site-specific integrase — MKGHVYQRGKTWTYIIDLPSDPLTGGRRQKTKGGFKSEKEAWKACHLKIAEIEKGTYTDDSKITITEFLLEYLETHAKPNFKPTSFDTEKTIIEARIIPVLGKIRLQSLTPRIIKTFYADLRKSYSKEYVKNIHGVLKRALRLAYTESGLLSEDIMSKVSMRNKVNANEQKEMQFWTIEEFTQFLDSSRDHVHFIVFSLAVYTGMRRGEILGLRWSDIDFEQKELRVIQTANWTRNGLVIQRPKTNDSIRRVKLFQLIIDDLRLRQEQIKEHKKQYGETYEDNDLVCCYPWGGYIKPKRITEGMDVLVRKAGVKKIRFHDLRHTHASFLLRIGINPKVAAERLGMTPAMFNERYSHLLPTMQDEAVDRI, encoded by the coding sequence ATGAAAGGGCATGTTTATCAAAGGGGAAAGACGTGGACTTATATAATTGATCTTCCATCTGATCCACTCACAGGAGGGCGACGACAGAAAACAAAAGGTGGATTTAAAAGCGAAAAAGAAGCTTGGAAAGCTTGTCACTTGAAAATAGCTGAGATTGAAAAAGGTACTTATACTGATGATTCAAAAATAACTATCACTGAATTTCTACTAGAATATCTTGAGACACATGCTAAGCCCAATTTTAAACCAACGTCTTTCGATACAGAAAAAACAATAATAGAAGCTAGAATTATACCAGTCTTGGGGAAAATCAGGTTGCAAAGCTTGACTCCTAGAATAATAAAAACATTCTACGCTGATCTACGTAAAAGTTACTCCAAAGAGTACGTTAAGAATATTCATGGTGTGCTAAAAAGGGCCTTGCGACTTGCATATACAGAGTCTGGATTGCTTTCCGAAGACATAATGAGCAAAGTATCAATGCGTAATAAAGTTAATGCAAACGAACAGAAGGAAATGCAGTTTTGGACTATTGAAGAATTCACACAATTTCTCGACTCCTCTCGTGATCATGTTCACTTTATTGTATTTTCTCTTGCAGTTTATACGGGAATGCGACGTGGAGAAATTTTAGGATTGCGATGGAGCGATATTGACTTTGAACAAAAGGAACTGCGGGTCATTCAAACCGCCAATTGGACACGTAATGGATTGGTTATACAGCGCCCCAAGACAAATGATTCCATTCGCCGCGTGAAATTGTTCCAATTGATTATTGATGATCTTAGACTTAGACAAGAGCAAATAAAAGAACACAAAAAACAATATGGAGAAACTTATGAGGATAACGACCTTGTTTGCTGCTATCCATGGGGAGGATATATAAAGCCGAAGCGTATCACCGAGGGTATGGACGTGTTGGTTCGCAAGGCTGGAGTCAAGAAAATTCGCTTTCATGACCTGCGACACACACACGCTTCCTTTCTTTTACGTATAGGCATAAACCCTAAAGTAGCAGCTGAAAGACTAGGGATGACTCCTGCCATGTTCAATGAGCGATACTCTCACCTACTTCCTACAATGCAAGATGAAGCTGTAGATCGCATTTAA
- a CDS encoding helix-turn-helix domain-containing protein produces MKFGAIMQACRVRAGLSQEEMAELLNRTQSCISKIENDHKIPDMTTLLRWVEVTGTREVLVAFLYGMDGLRMIQNIVTMIGGTRTI; encoded by the coding sequence ATGAAATTTGGCGCCATTATGCAAGCATGTCGTGTGCGGGCAGGGCTCAGTCAGGAAGAGATGGCTGAGCTCCTAAACCGAACACAGAGCTGTATCAGCAAAATTGAAAATGACCATAAAATACCCGACATGACTACACTATTACGCTGGGTGGAAGTGACCGGAACAAGAGAAGTACTTGTGGCTTTTCTTTACGGAATGGATGGCCTACGGATGATACAAAACATTGTAACCATGATTGGAGGAACACGAACGATATGA
- the pyrE gene encoding orotate phosphoribosyltransferase — MTTLHNIPEQIASHLLRIQAVALRPQQPFTWTSGIKSPIYCDNRLTMSYPEVRELIADSFAAIIREQYPETEVIAGTATAGIPHAAWVAQKLNLPMAYVRDKAKGHGKENQIEGRISAGQKVMVIEDLISTGGSSIKAAQAVEQAGAQPLAVLAIFSYQLDKATQAFEEAGVKLQTLSNYTALMEVALREGTIQEEEMELLRSWRQDPASFGK, encoded by the coding sequence ATGACTACACTACACAATATACCAGAGCAAATTGCATCCCATCTGTTACGCATTCAGGCAGTAGCACTGCGTCCACAGCAGCCTTTTACATGGACATCAGGCATTAAATCCCCTATCTACTGTGACAATCGCTTGACCATGTCCTACCCGGAGGTGCGTGAACTAATCGCAGACTCTTTTGCGGCTATCATCCGCGAACAATACCCTGAAACCGAGGTTATTGCCGGCACAGCCACAGCAGGGATTCCTCATGCCGCCTGGGTGGCGCAAAAGCTAAATCTGCCGATGGCTTATGTCAGAGATAAAGCCAAAGGACACGGGAAAGAGAATCAAATCGAAGGCCGCATCAGCGCTGGACAAAAGGTTATGGTTATCGAAGACCTCATCTCTACCGGGGGAAGCTCCATTAAAGCAGCACAGGCAGTAGAGCAAGCAGGCGCTCAGCCGTTAGCTGTACTGGCTATTTTCAGCTATCAGCTGGACAAAGCCACTCAAGCTTTTGAAGAAGCAGGAGTGAAGCTGCAGACCTTGTCCAATTACACTGCCTTGATGGAGGTTGCCTTGCGTGAAGGAACCATCCAGGAGGAAGAGATGGAACTGCTACGTTCCTGGCGTCAGGACCCGGCTTCCTTCGGCAAATAA